In the Desulfatiglans anilini DSM 4660 genome, one interval contains:
- a CDS encoding ABC transporter ATP-binding protein, which yields MIEVAALTKWFGQKRAVDGVSFQVERGEVLGFLGPNGAGKSTTMRMITGFLPPSSGRVRIAGADILDDPLIARRRFGYLPENAPVYPEMTVNGFLKFIAEIRGFRGRETAGRVDAVMERCYLGEVRSQPVHTLSKGYKQRVCLAQSILHDPDYLIMDEPTDGLDPNQKHEVRQMIQEMAREKAVILSTHILEEVDAVCTRAIIIDRGRIAADDTPGALRARSPHHGSIRITVQGDGGRNPMEILQAGERVRAVDGLAEAGGWKVIRIRPVDPRDGAAEMVLGLCRESGLRVGSITVEEGRLDEVFRMITTSGTPEGHP from the coding sequence ATGATCGAAGTCGCGGCATTGACGAAATGGTTTGGGCAGAAGCGGGCCGTGGATGGGGTGTCCTTCCAGGTGGAGCGGGGGGAGGTCCTGGGTTTCCTGGGGCCGAACGGCGCCGGAAAGTCCACGACCATGCGCATGATCACCGGTTTTCTCCCCCCGTCTTCAGGGCGCGTGCGGATCGCCGGAGCGGATATTCTGGACGATCCGCTCATTGCGCGTCGCCGATTCGGATATCTGCCGGAGAACGCGCCGGTTTATCCGGAGATGACGGTGAACGGCTTTTTGAAGTTCATTGCGGAAATCAGGGGGTTTCGCGGACGCGAAACGGCCGGCAGGGTGGATGCCGTCATGGAAAGGTGCTATCTCGGGGAGGTCAGGAGCCAGCCGGTGCACACGCTTTCAAAGGGCTACAAACAGCGGGTCTGCCTGGCGCAGAGCATCCTCCACGACCCGGACTACCTGATCATGGACGAGCCCACCGACGGGCTGGACCCCAACCAGAAGCACGAGGTCCGGCAGATGATCCAGGAGATGGCCCGGGAGAAGGCGGTCATCCTGTCGACGCACATCCTGGAAGAGGTGGATGCGGTTTGCACACGCGCCATCATCATCGACCGGGGACGGATCGCCGCCGACGATACGCCGGGGGCCTTGCGGGCACGATCTCCGCACCACGGCAGTATCCGGATCACCGTTCAGGGGGACGGAGGGCGGAACCCGATGGAGATTCTGCAGGCCGGGGAGCGGGTGAGGGCGGTCGATGGTCTGGCGGAGGCCGGCGGGTGGAAGGTCATCAGGATCCGGCCGGTCGATCCTAGAGACGGGGCTGCCGAGATGGTTCTCGGTTTATGCCGTGAGTCGGGCTTGCGCGTAGGTTCCATCACCGTCGAAGAAGGACGTTTGGACGAGGTTTTTCGAATGATCACGACTTCCGGAACGCCGGAGGGGCATCCATGA
- a CDS encoding IS5 family transposase (programmed frameshift), which produces MTKIQSWEVSDAFWERVKPLVPAPERDPEKSYKRKIGGGRKPMPPRQIFEAIMYVLRTGCQWKALPKERFGSPSAIHTHFMHWMRAGFFVALWRAGLAEYDEMEGIAWSWQSIDGAMVKAPLALEAVGRNPTDRGKNGTKRHLLVDGRGVPLSLVVTGANRHDVTQLELVLEEIVIDRPTDIQQNLCADKAYDGKPALETIVAHGYIPHVKTRGDERQEKKRNPAWKARRWVVEVSHSWFNRFRKLLVRYEKLSDTYMALLHMAAAIIAYRKVGVIYG; this is translated from the exons ATGACAAAAATTCAATCGTGGGAAGTATCCGATGCCTTTTGGGAGAGGGTTAAACCCCTTGTGCCGGCGCCCGAGCGGGATCCAGAAAAATCTTACAAGCGCAAAATCGGCGGCGGAAGAAAGCCGATGCCCCCCCGGCAGATTTTTGAAGCCATCATGTACGTGCTCAGAACCGGCTGTCAGTGGAAAGCGCTTCCCAAGGAACGTTTCGGAAGTCCCAGCGCGATCCACACCCACTTCATGCATTGGATGCGTGCAGGCTTTTTTGTCGCCTTGTGGAGAGCCGGGCTTGCCGAATACGATGAAATGGAGGGCATCGCCTGGAGTTGGCAAAGCATCGACGGGGCGATGGTCAAGGCTCCCCTGGCGCTGGAAGCGGTTGGTCGGAATCCGACCGACAGGGGA AAAAATGGGACCAAACGCCATCTGCTGGTGGACGGCCGTGGTGTCCCGCTGTCGCTCGTCGTGACCGGAGCAAACCGGCATGATGTGACCCAATTGGAACTGGTGCTGGAAGAAATCGTCATCGACCGTCCCACCGATATCCAGCAGAATCTGTGTGCGGATAAAGCCTATGATGGCAAACCGGCATTGGAGACCATCGTTGCGCACGGTTATATTCCTCACGTGAAAACACGGGGGGACGAGCGCCAGGAAAAAAAGCGCAATCCCGCATGGAAAGCCAGAAGATGGGTCGTTGAAGTGAGTCATTCATGGTTCAATCGCTTCCGTAAACTCCTGGTTCGCTATGAGAAACTCAGCGATACCTATATGGCTTTGCTGCATATGGCTGCTGCTATCATCGCCTACCGAAAAGTAGGCGTTATTTACGGATAA
- a CDS encoding response regulator, with the protein MRSQESNEAMPRILIIDDDDQIRSMLRQFLEMKGYDVDDADDGNVGIARYRQNPADLVITDVLMPGKEGIETIRDLRRDFPAVKIIAISGGGQLGPETYLHLAEALGAHKIFTKPFALNEFLQGVEDVLEAC; encoded by the coding sequence GTGAGATCTCAGGAAAGCAACGAAGCCATGCCGCGCATTCTGATCATAGACGACGACGACCAGATCCGGTCCATGTTGAGACAGTTCCTGGAAATGAAGGGCTACGACGTGGATGATGCCGATGACGGGAACGTAGGGATCGCGCGGTACCGTCAAAATCCCGCCGATCTGGTGATTACGGATGTTCTCATGCCCGGGAAAGAAGGCATCGAAACGATTCGCGATCTGCGCCGGGACTTTCCCGCAGTCAAGATTATCGCCATATCCGGCGGAGGTCAACTGGGTCCCGAGACTTATCTTCACCTGGCCGAGGCGCTTGGCGCCCATAAGATATTTACGAAGCCCTTCGCCTTGAACGAGTTCCTCCAGGGTGTCGAAGATGTGTTGGAGGCCTGTTAA
- a CDS encoding ABC transporter permease subunit, translating to MSGALQNTWTVARRELGGYFGAPVAYVFIIIFLLLTGFFTFSVGRFYEMGQADLAPFFLWHPWIFLFLVPAVAMRLWAEEWRTGTIELLMTLPVSIPQIVLGKFLAAWLFIAIALFLTFPLVLTVAYLGDPDLGAVACGYAGSLLMAGAYIGIGGMTSSLTRNQVISFIVSLVICLFLVLAGWPPVTGMLAGWAPAWLVDTVSGLSFMPHFMAMQRGILDVRDVIYFFSVIFFMLSATGVILRNRRAF from the coding sequence ATGAGCGGGGCGTTGCAGAATACGTGGACGGTCGCCAGGCGGGAACTTGGCGGGTACTTCGGTGCCCCGGTGGCCTACGTCTTCATCATCATCTTTCTGTTGCTGACCGGATTTTTCACCTTTTCCGTCGGACGGTTCTACGAGATGGGGCAGGCCGATCTGGCGCCTTTTTTCCTTTGGCACCCCTGGATTTTCCTTTTTCTGGTGCCGGCTGTAGCGATGCGCCTTTGGGCGGAAGAGTGGCGGACCGGAACTATCGAGCTGCTGATGACGCTGCCGGTGAGCATCCCTCAGATCGTGCTCGGAAAATTCCTTGCGGCATGGCTATTCATCGCCATCGCGCTGTTCCTGACCTTTCCCCTTGTGTTGACGGTGGCCTATCTCGGAGATCCCGATCTGGGTGCCGTAGCCTGTGGTTATGCGGGCAGTCTCCTCATGGCGGGCGCCTATATCGGTATCGGCGGGATGACCTCTTCCCTGACCCGCAACCAGGTGATCAGTTTCATCGTGTCGCTGGTTATCTGCCTGTTTCTGGTCTTGGCCGGCTGGCCGCCGGTCACCGGCATGCTTGCGGGCTGGGCGCCGGCATGGTTGGTGGATACGGTCTCGGGGCTCAGCTTTATGCCCCATTTCATGGCCATGCAAAGGGGCATCCTGGATGTGAGGGATGTCATCTACTTTTTCTCGGTGATCTTTTTCATGTTGTCCGCAACAGGCGTGATTCTCCGCAACCGCCGGGCTTTCTAG
- the coaE gene encoding dephospho-CoA kinase (Dephospho-CoA kinase (CoaE) performs the final step in coenzyme A biosynthesis.), producing MKPQRDWKKIIRRLELLLRLKSFPVGMKLLEKKEELDTIPFLRRMDHKVTFCQMTNLVRNFDWTVGASREDFIYISCPSILGFTDIPQLYKDGTFRSIVWVRTREDGKRYEASVPRIPLGKFEAVALAPQVYNPFEPDMVLLYANPAQMMLLINALQFDDYEVMTFHCVGESSCSDAIARCYLTGKPSLTIPCYGERRYGHAQDDELVIALPPESLEKAQRNLETLYRKGIRYPISYAGAELDVTSGFPGAYGSLDQILEIRGDDNRLLLGVTGGIGSGKSTVAAMLEELGAPIIDFDVLAREVVEPGKPAYDEIVEFFGRQVLQPDGQLDRKALSKIVFRDFEKRKRLESFTHPRIFEAYHREVERLAGENPGAVIQVVIPLLIELNLQHRFHKLLVVYVPDNIQVERLAARDNISLEEAVNILKSQLPIDEKVAYADYVIRNDTSIEDTRRQVEDLWKTLQTLQAERLASKGGC from the coding sequence ATGAAACCGCAACGTGACTGGAAAAAAATAATTCGGCGCCTCGAACTGCTCCTGCGCCTCAAATCCTTTCCTGTAGGGATGAAACTGCTCGAGAAGAAAGAGGAGTTGGACACCATTCCATTTTTGCGCCGTATGGATCACAAAGTGACCTTCTGCCAGATGACCAATCTGGTGCGCAACTTCGACTGGACGGTCGGTGCCTCCCGGGAGGACTTCATCTATATCTCCTGCCCCTCCATTCTGGGCTTCACCGATATCCCCCAACTATACAAAGACGGAACATTCCGGAGCATCGTCTGGGTGAGGACGCGGGAGGACGGAAAGCGCTACGAGGCCTCGGTTCCGCGCATCCCCCTGGGGAAATTCGAGGCCGTCGCCCTGGCGCCGCAGGTCTACAACCCCTTCGAACCCGACATGGTTCTCCTGTACGCCAATCCGGCGCAGATGATGCTTCTCATCAACGCCCTGCAGTTCGACGACTACGAGGTCATGACCTTCCACTGCGTCGGTGAGTCTTCCTGTTCAGATGCCATCGCCCGGTGCTACCTGACCGGCAAGCCTTCCCTGACCATCCCCTGCTACGGTGAAAGGCGCTACGGCCACGCCCAGGACGACGAACTGGTCATCGCGCTGCCGCCCGAGAGCCTTGAAAAGGCCCAGCGGAATCTCGAGACGCTTTACCGCAAGGGCATTCGCTACCCCATCAGCTATGCCGGCGCCGAACTGGACGTGACGAGCGGCTTCCCGGGCGCTTACGGGAGCCTTGACCAGATCCTGGAAATCCGGGGCGACGACAACCGCCTTCTTCTGGGAGTGACAGGCGGCATCGGCAGCGGAAAAAGCACGGTGGCCGCCATGCTGGAGGAACTCGGGGCGCCGATCATCGACTTCGATGTCCTCGCCCGCGAAGTCGTCGAGCCGGGGAAACCGGCCTATGACGAAATCGTGGAATTCTTCGGACGACAGGTCCTGCAGCCTGATGGCCAACTGGATCGCAAGGCCCTGTCCAAGATTGTCTTCCGGGACTTCGAAAAGCGCAAACGCCTCGAGTCCTTTACCCATCCTCGAATCTTCGAGGCCTACCACCGCGAGGTTGAACGGCTGGCCGGCGAAAACCCCGGCGCCGTTATCCAGGTGGTCATCCCGCTTCTGATAGAGCTCAACCTGCAGCACCGGTTCCACAAGCTGCTGGTGGTCTATGTCCCGGACAACATCCAGGTCGAACGGCTGGCCGCGCGGGACAACATCAGCCTCGAGGAGGCCGTTAACATCCTGAAATCCCAGCTCCCCATCGATGAAAAGGTCGCCTATGCCGACTATGTCATCCGCAACGACACATCGATCGAGGACACGCGCCGGCAGGTGGAAGACCTCTGGAAGACCCTGCAGACGCTCCAGGCGGAAAGACTCGCCTCCAAGGGCGGGTGCTGA
- a CDS encoding poly-gamma-glutamate hydrolase family protein: MVGYASFQVLRLEQALGRDYDIRFRPAGPTGILVMALHGGGIEPGTGTLAEAIAGDLHGFYCFRGIGAAGNAALRIPSHLFDEPCAVELACAAESVLSIHGCRGPDCCVYLGGRDDALKEAAREALNAASFTVSESARFPGVNPMNLCNRGRSGKGLQLELTAGLRRALLGRKDEGRCRNGGFGRFVKALQDVLTVCSGKPVGGD; the protein is encoded by the coding sequence ATGGTGGGATATGCGAGTTTTCAGGTGCTGCGGCTGGAGCAGGCCTTAGGCAGGGACTATGACATTCGGTTCAGACCTGCCGGACCGACCGGCATCCTTGTCATGGCACTGCATGGGGGCGGTATAGAGCCGGGTACCGGTACTCTGGCCGAGGCTATTGCGGGAGATCTGCACGGCTTTTACTGCTTCAGGGGGATAGGGGCCGCGGGGAATGCAGCTCTCCGCATCCCAAGCCATCTCTTCGACGAACCCTGCGCCGTGGAGCTCGCCTGCGCGGCTGAATCGGTTCTTTCCATTCATGGATGCCGCGGTCCCGATTGTTGCGTCTATCTTGGGGGCCGCGATGATGCGCTGAAGGAAGCCGCCCGGGAGGCGCTCAACGCCGCCTCTTTTACGGTCAGCGAGTCGGCCCGTTTCCCGGGTGTCAACCCGATGAACCTCTGCAACCGCGGGCGTTCCGGCAAAGGACTCCAGCTCGAACTGACAGCCGGGCTGCGACGCGCCCTTCTGGGGCGGAAGGATGAAGGCCGTTGCAGGAATGGGGGGTTCGGGCGTTTTGTCAAGGCCCTCCAGGATGTTTTGACTGTCTGCTCGGGGAAACCGGTCGGAGGGGACTGA
- a CDS encoding DVU0298 family protein — translation MTDQAGLDVNPEPMPKQPARSRQIKTEMARVFGEMDAKTCRAFISSLAPRTAVNPLFSLLLHPVPLVKWRAVQGFGVVAERLAGEDMEGARTILRRMMWQLNDESGGIGWGCPEGMGEIVAVHAGLAVEFHQVLISYIREDGNFLEYGPLRRGALWGVGRAAETRADLMQKATEPLLGFCQSDDAEECALAARALGQLSASSALSLLESLRADAREVVLFLEGTLRPWRVGDVAQEAVERVRRASAENHA, via the coding sequence ATGACCGACCAGGCTGGTCTCGATGTGAATCCCGAACCCATGCCAAAGCAGCCCGCCCGCTCCAGACAGATCAAGACCGAAATGGCGCGTGTATTCGGCGAGATGGATGCAAAGACCTGCCGGGCGTTCATCTCGTCTCTCGCGCCGCGCACAGCCGTGAACCCCCTTTTTTCGCTGCTTCTTCATCCCGTGCCGCTTGTGAAGTGGCGGGCGGTTCAGGGATTCGGTGTCGTTGCGGAGCGCCTCGCCGGGGAGGATATGGAAGGGGCAAGGACGATCCTTCGCCGGATGATGTGGCAGTTGAACGACGAATCGGGCGGTATCGGGTGGGGGTGTCCGGAAGGCATGGGTGAGATCGTTGCCGTCCACGCCGGTCTGGCCGTGGAATTCCACCAGGTTTTGATCTCTTATATCCGGGAAGATGGGAATTTCCTCGAATACGGGCCGCTGCGCAGGGGCGCGCTCTGGGGCGTAGGCCGGGCTGCGGAGACGAGGGCGGATTTGATGCAGAAGGCAACGGAGCCCCTTCTCGGTTTCTGCCAAAGCGACGATGCCGAAGAATGCGCGCTGGCGGCGAGGGCCCTCGGACAGTTGTCGGCCTCTTCTGCACTGTCCCTGCTCGAGTCGCTCCGGGCCGATGCCCGTGAAGTGGTCCTGTTTCTGGAGGGTACGCTGCGCCCCTGGCGTGTGGGGGATGTGGCGCAGGAGGCCGTCGAGCGCGTGCGCCGGGCGTCCGCCGAAAACCATGCATAA
- a CDS encoding GldG family protein, which translates to MEKGYDFRRTVISAVGLAALFLIVMLVNVLLSFVPARIDATEEKLYSLSEGTRNILARLDEPVTIQFFFSRESADLVGQMKLYARRVEDFLSEYERAAGGKIVIERVDPKPDSDAEDWALSYGLKSLPTGGGEPFYCGLAFLCQDREEVIEFLDPGREDLLEYDVTRSIQRVSAGARGVVGVISPLPVLGADPGQPGAGFQQADSRPWFFVEELRKTYEVREVPLSADRIDPDVDLVLLVHPKDLEPGMEYALDQYVLGGGRMAVFVDPFCVSDTGRPMMSGAVPSSSLPRLFGAWGIDVESGRMVVDFEHATTVRGATGQTENNPLILSIGKDGLDAGNVVTSRLEQMLLPVAGAIARKPGASVDFEPLVSTGREAALVETARLREDPAGLRKGFAPGGPYPVAVRIGGHFESAFPDGPPADESGGEEASPSGGASAHLDKGLKSAAVIVAADVDFLADRFSVQRGSVFGFNVAQTFNDNLNFLANACEILIGGDDLIGIRSRGTFERPFDKVLIRK; encoded by the coding sequence ATGGAAAAAGGTTACGATTTCAGGAGGACGGTGATTTCGGCTGTGGGGCTGGCAGCCCTCTTCCTCATCGTGATGCTCGTCAATGTCCTGCTGTCTTTTGTCCCCGCGCGAATCGACGCCACCGAGGAAAAGCTCTACTCGCTCTCGGAGGGAACCCGCAACATCCTGGCTCGCCTGGATGAGCCGGTGACGATTCAGTTTTTTTTCAGCCGGGAGAGCGCCGACCTCGTCGGGCAGATGAAGCTCTACGCGCGCCGGGTTGAGGATTTCCTTTCGGAGTATGAACGTGCCGCCGGAGGAAAGATCGTGATCGAGCGGGTTGATCCCAAGCCGGACTCCGATGCGGAGGACTGGGCTTTGAGCTACGGGCTGAAATCGCTTCCAACCGGGGGCGGTGAGCCGTTTTACTGCGGCCTGGCTTTTCTGTGCCAGGACCGGGAGGAGGTCATCGAATTTCTAGATCCCGGCAGGGAGGACCTTCTCGAATACGATGTCACCCGTTCGATCCAGCGGGTGTCGGCCGGTGCCAGGGGTGTCGTGGGGGTGATCAGCCCGCTGCCGGTCCTCGGGGCAGACCCGGGGCAGCCCGGGGCGGGGTTTCAGCAGGCCGATTCCCGGCCCTGGTTTTTTGTCGAAGAGCTCAGAAAGACCTACGAGGTTCGGGAGGTCCCCCTTTCGGCGGACAGGATCGACCCGGATGTGGACCTGGTGCTCCTCGTACATCCGAAGGATCTGGAGCCGGGAATGGAATATGCCTTGGACCAGTATGTGCTGGGGGGCGGCAGGATGGCGGTTTTCGTCGATCCGTTCTGTGTATCCGATACCGGTCGACCAATGATGTCCGGTGCGGTGCCTTCGTCTTCTCTTCCGCGTTTGTTCGGTGCCTGGGGAATCGATGTGGAAAGCGGCCGCATGGTCGTCGATTTCGAGCATGCCACGACGGTTCGCGGCGCGACCGGCCAGACTGAAAACAACCCGCTTATCCTCTCGATCGGGAAGGATGGGCTCGATGCCGGAAACGTGGTCACCTCGCGCCTCGAGCAGATGCTCTTGCCGGTAGCCGGGGCGATTGCACGCAAGCCGGGCGCCTCTGTGGATTTCGAGCCGCTGGTTTCAACGGGCAGGGAGGCCGCGCTGGTGGAGACGGCCCGGCTGAGGGAGGATCCGGCCGGGCTCCGGAAAGGCTTTGCCCCCGGCGGGCCCTATCCCGTTGCGGTGCGGATCGGAGGACATTTCGAGAGCGCCTTTCCCGATGGACCTCCGGCCGATGAAAGCGGCGGCGAAGAGGCTTCTCCTTCGGGAGGGGCCTCCGCCCACCTCGATAAGGGGCTGAAGAGTGCGGCCGTCATTGTGGCGGCCGACGTCGATTTCCTGGCCGACCGCTTCAGCGTCCAGCGGGGCAGTGTCTTCGGATTCAATGTTGCGCAGACATTCAATGACAACCTCAATTTCCTGGCGAATGCGTGTGAAATCCTGATCGGAGGGGATGATTTGATCGGGATTCGAAGCAGGGGGACATTCGAGCGGCCCTTTGACAAAGTGCTTATCCGTAAATAA
- a CDS encoding PHP-associated domain-containing protein codes for MPDVTFIRNKIVTVEVHNEKTLLARGLLADDIYGLEIKVYIDTTGMTIHALEGQWNRWTTPECHRAIEELHRAVGACILDSDFSQKIKKTVGRLSCRHFANLLLECCDSAREAAELPIKPLEKTAAPASAESPAAHAAAPQPDRRLNPETVEASVASTPAPEHSRPPKTQNAPATLREAGGCILDLHLHSYPASPCSSASVDDLIREAKRIGLDGICLTDHHHRWDRDSLARLSKTHDFLVLGGNEVTTDQGDILVFGAEKDFPGIVTIQELREQAGPEAFLIAAHPFRGFLTFGIGRLGLTPEKAMQRTLFRYVDAVEVLNGKVTEKENAFSRKVADALHLPATGGSDAHEVSEVGLYATHFEAAIQNEAELLAALRSGRFQPVVFRVNPSPA; via the coding sequence ATGCCTGATGTTACCTTCATCCGCAACAAGATCGTGACCGTCGAAGTACACAACGAAAAGACCCTCCTCGCCCGCGGGCTGCTTGCCGACGATATTTACGGTCTCGAGATCAAGGTCTACATCGACACCACCGGCATGACGATCCATGCCCTCGAAGGGCAGTGGAACCGCTGGACAACGCCGGAATGCCATCGGGCGATCGAAGAACTGCATCGAGCCGTGGGGGCGTGCATACTCGACAGCGATTTCAGCCAGAAAATCAAAAAGACCGTGGGACGCCTTTCGTGCCGCCACTTCGCCAATCTGCTCCTCGAGTGCTGCGACAGCGCACGGGAGGCGGCAGAACTGCCGATCAAACCTCTCGAAAAAACCGCCGCCCCAGCATCGGCGGAAAGCCCGGCAGCCCATGCCGCCGCGCCGCAGCCCGACCGGCGGCTCAACCCTGAAACGGTTGAAGCCTCTGTCGCGTCCACTCCCGCACCCGAACACAGCCGGCCGCCGAAGACCCAAAACGCCCCCGCTACTTTGCGGGAGGCCGGCGGGTGCATCCTCGATCTCCACTTGCACAGTTATCCGGCATCGCCCTGCAGTTCGGCCTCGGTCGATGACCTGATCCGGGAAGCCAAGCGGATCGGCCTCGACGGCATTTGCCTGACCGATCACCATCACCGCTGGGATCGGGATTCCCTCGCTCGCCTCTCCAAAACCCACGACTTTCTGGTCCTCGGCGGCAATGAGGTCACCACCGATCAGGGAGACATCCTCGTCTTCGGCGCTGAGAAGGACTTCCCCGGCATCGTCACTATCCAGGAACTGAGGGAGCAGGCAGGTCCCGAAGCCTTCCTGATTGCGGCCCACCCGTTCCGCGGGTTCTTGACCTTCGGGATCGGCCGCTTGGGCCTGACGCCCGAAAAGGCCATGCAGCGGACCCTGTTTCGATATGTCGATGCCGTCGAGGTCCTGAACGGCAAGGTGACGGAAAAGGAAAACGCCTTCTCACGCAAAGTCGCCGATGCCCTGCACCTGCCCGCAACCGGGGGCAGCGACGCCCATGAGGTCTCCGAGGTGGGTCTTTACGCGACGCATTTCGAAGCAGCGATCCAGAACGAGGCGGAGCTTCTGGCAGCCCTTCGAAGCGGCCGTTTTCAGCCCGTCGTTTTTCGTGTCAACCCCTCACCCGCATAA